One part of the Micrococcales bacterium genome encodes these proteins:
- a CDS encoding phosphatidylinositol mannoside acyltransferase, with amino-acid sequence MNVQDEVTYWAYATGWRIVRALPEKQAYATFDRFADLAWRRRGKGVVQLEKNLRRVLPDASDADIREVSHEGMRSYLRYWCDAFRMPSWSREEITHRHRAINAHYLEDALADGHGVVFGVPHAGNYDLTGAWASVHFAQVISVAERLKPERLYEEFLDFRRAVGMKILPHAGTEGVFEQLVELVRGNGLLALLADRDLSRNGVQVEFFGEPAKMPIGPSAIAMLTGAPLLACALYYEGPRAHVHVFPPVERPAGDWIGADRFDEDFLVAAQAFTQSMAVRLEEGIRRHPGHWHMLQPVFLSDLDSRATR; translated from the coding sequence ATGAACGTCCAGGACGAGGTCACCTACTGGGCCTACGCCACCGGGTGGCGGATCGTGCGCGCCCTGCCGGAGAAGCAGGCGTACGCGACGTTCGACCGTTTCGCCGACCTCGCCTGGCGCCGGCGCGGCAAGGGTGTCGTGCAACTGGAGAAGAACCTGCGCAGAGTGCTCCCTGACGCCTCGGACGCCGACATCCGGGAGGTGTCCCATGAGGGGATGCGCTCCTACCTGCGCTACTGGTGCGACGCGTTCCGGATGCCGTCGTGGAGCCGGGAGGAGATCACCCACCGCCACCGCGCGATCAACGCCCACTACCTCGAGGATGCGCTCGCCGATGGCCATGGAGTGGTGTTCGGCGTCCCGCACGCGGGTAACTACGACCTGACCGGGGCCTGGGCCAGCGTCCACTTCGCCCAAGTGATCAGCGTGGCTGAGCGACTGAAGCCCGAGCGGCTGTACGAGGAGTTCCTGGACTTCCGGCGGGCCGTGGGCATGAAGATCCTGCCCCACGCGGGGACTGAGGGTGTATTCGAACAACTCGTGGAGCTGGTGCGGGGCAACGGGCTGCTGGCCCTGCTGGCCGACCGCGACCTGAGCCGCAACGGCGTGCAGGTGGAGTTCTTCGGCGAGCCGGCGAAGATGCCCATCGGTCCGTCGGCGATCGCGATGCTGACCGGTGCGCCGCTGCTGGCCTGTGCGCTGTACTACGAAGGACCGCGTGCCCACGTGCACGTCTTCCCGCCTGTCGAACGCCCCGCCGGGGACTGGATCGGGGCCGACCGGTTCGACGAGGACTTCCTCGTCGCCGCGCAGGCCTTCACCCAGTCCATGGCCGTACGCCTCGAGGAGGGGATCCGCCGCCACCCCGGGCATTGGCACATGTTGCAGCCAGTGTTCCTCTCCGACCTCGACTCGCGGGCGACGCGGTGA
- a CDS encoding CDP-alcohol phosphatidyltransferase family protein — protein MLNQTNARAALAKVVEPVARGLLRIGLSPDAVTVIGTVGVSGSALYFFPRGDFVPGILVMVLFVFSDMLDGTMARLQERTGVWGAFLDSSLDRVADGFIFCSVLIWAVRTESIWVQAAALVCLVGGFLISYARARAESVGLDCAVGIAERTERMLIVLIPAFLYGLGIPYILPAALFVLAVLVMITVWQRFAHVYRQAMA, from the coding sequence ATGCTGAATCAGACCAATGCGCGTGCCGCGTTGGCCAAAGTCGTCGAACCGGTGGCCCGCGGACTGCTGCGGATCGGGTTGTCCCCCGACGCCGTGACGGTTATCGGCACGGTCGGCGTCAGCGGTTCCGCCCTCTACTTCTTCCCCCGCGGTGACTTCGTGCCGGGCATCCTCGTGATGGTGCTGTTCGTATTCTCCGACATGCTCGACGGCACCATGGCGCGCCTGCAGGAGCGGACCGGCGTCTGGGGCGCCTTCCTGGACTCCAGCCTCGACCGGGTGGCTGACGGCTTCATCTTCTGTTCGGTGCTGATCTGGGCGGTGCGTACCGAGTCGATCTGGGTGCAGGCGGCCGCGCTCGTGTGCCTGGTGGGGGGCTTCCTGATCTCCTATGCCCGCGCCCGTGCCGAGAGCGTCGGGCTGGACTGTGCTGTGGGGATCGCCGAACGGACCGAGCGGATGCTCATTGTGTTGATCCCGGCGTTCCTGTACGGCCTGGGGATCCCGTACATCCTGCCCGCAGCGCTGTTCGTGCTCGCGGTGCTGGTGATGATCACCGTCTGGCAGCGCTTCGCGCACGTGTACCGGCAGGCGATGGCATGA